A single region of the Bacteroidota bacterium genome encodes:
- a CDS encoding TIGR02646 family protein, giving the protein MIKLEKDLTAIPASLIPAFIDLFPGQVRVPIKSRTTHEKRMSVINAGAYNDTSPFNDRYKLAEIRSGLTSIYKGTCAFCEQKVEQYHVEHYRPKATYYWLAFSWDNLMLSCPTCNQNKGVNFELEGTAVTFNNTEANLRSINNSSASYDLVELPKMVNPEITDSSGEIRFQVNGIIESDNVRFAYTIEKCKIDRKDLNDNRRSLLDRFREHLRDVALSYDNDQDKKIAIETTIRNFVIDSKNSEIEFLALDAMPFLLVG; this is encoded by the coding sequence ATGATCAAGCTAGAAAAAGACCTGACAGCAATTCCCGCTTCTCTAATACCTGCGTTTATTGATCTATTTCCAGGACAAGTAAGAGTCCCAATAAAATCCAGAACAACCCATGAAAAAAGGATGTCTGTTATTAATGCGGGAGCATACAATGATACTTCCCCTTTTAATGATAGATATAAGTTGGCCGAAATCCGCAGCGGATTAACTTCAATCTATAAAGGTACATGTGCTTTTTGTGAGCAAAAAGTTGAGCAATATCACGTTGAACATTATAGACCTAAAGCTACTTACTATTGGCTTGCATTCTCTTGGGACAACTTAATGTTATCTTGTCCGACATGTAACCAAAACAAAGGTGTGAATTTTGAATTAGAAGGTACCGCAGTTACTTTTAATAACACTGAAGCTAATTTGCGAAGTATTAATAATAGTTCTGCTAGTTATGATTTAGTTGAGTTGCCAAAAATGGTGAATCCTGAAATAACCGATTCTTCTGGTGAAATTAGATTTCAAGTTAATGGAATTATTGAATCTGATAATGTGAGATTTGCTTATACAATCGAAAAGTGCAAAATTGATAGAAAGGACTTAAACGACAATAGACGGAGTCTTTTAGATAGATTTAGAGAACATTTAAGAGACGTTGCTCTTTCTTATGACAATGACCAAGATAAAAAAATAGCTATTGAAACGACAATAAGAAATTTTGTAATTGACTCTAAAAATTCTGAAATTGAATTCTTGGCCTTAGACGCTATGCCATTTCTTCTGGTTGGCTGA
- a CDS encoding AAA family ATPase has protein sequence MSLFDSEQTLVNPVSWLKDQKLLELEKNLDANNSIGEIKELPNSFPVELLEKMFFDLLEKNVEIKIEGSGVTFKEKGTILTFDQLSEGYKSILIFVSDLLYRLNKNAGEGNTPTDLKGIVLLDEIDLHLHPKWQRVIIGKLRKLFPNVQFIFTTHSPTIIQGASEDAIMFRVYRNKEDGKTRVSDPYLRKNLDHLMINSLLTSPLFGLDDSRMNTEDNNSDTSETYLLYRINKKLEVELEKQKAAGKGFIKDDEIDELIQRIINDELGKK, from the coding sequence ATGTCGCTTTTCGATAGCGAGCAAACACTAGTGAATCCCGTTTCATGGTTAAAAGACCAAAAATTATTAGAACTAGAAAAAAATCTTGATGCAAATAATTCAATTGGTGAAATTAAAGAACTACCAAATTCATTCCCTGTCGAACTACTTGAAAAAATGTTTTTCGATTTATTGGAAAAAAATGTTGAAATAAAGATCGAAGGAAGCGGTGTAACTTTTAAGGAGAAAGGAACGATTCTGACATTTGATCAACTATCGGAAGGTTACAAAAGTATCTTAATTTTTGTGTCTGACTTGTTATATAGATTGAATAAAAATGCTGGCGAAGGAAATACGCCTACAGATTTAAAGGGTATAGTTTTATTAGACGAAATTGATTTACACTTACATCCAAAATGGCAAAGAGTAATAATTGGCAAATTGAGAAAACTATTTCCAAATGTTCAGTTTATTTTCACTACTCATAGCCCAACAATCATTCAAGGAGCATCTGAAGATGCAATTATGTTTAGAGTTTATCGAAACAAAGAAGACGGTAAAACGAGAGTGAGTGATCCTTATTTACGCAAAAATTTAGATCATTTGATGATTAACTCACTTCTAACATCTCCGCTATTTGGATTAGATGATTCTAGAATGAATACTGAGGATAATAATTCTGATACAAGTGAAACTTATTTGTTATACAGGATTAATAAAAAACTGGAAGTTGAACTTGAAAAGCAAAAAGCGGCTGGCAAGGGATTCATCAAAGACGATGAAATAGATGAATTAATTCAACGAATTATTAATGATGAATTAGGAAAAAAATGA
- a CDS encoding helix-turn-helix transcriptional regulator: MKKKACNRIKAVLAEQGKTNNWLAEELGKNRTTVSKWCTNQMQPTMETLFEIAEVLDVDVREPLFLQRLEYTQ, encoded by the coding sequence ATGAAGAAAAAGGCGTGTAATCGGATTAAAGCTGTTTTAGCGGAACAGGGAAAAACCAATAACTGGCTTGCTGAAGAATTAGGCAAAAACAGGACTACAGTTTCTAAGTGGTGTACAAACCAAATGCAACCGACAATGGAAACACTTTTTGAAATCGCAGAAGTTCTAGATGTTGATGTGAGGGAACCACTTTTCCTACAAAGATTAGAATACACTCAATAA
- the panC gene encoding pantoate--beta-alanine ligase, whose translation MGALHQGHISLVETSKKRSNITIVSIFVNPTQFNDPKDLEKYPRPIEQDIQMLEAAGCDILYLPEASDIYGPVTQVTDKFDLAGLDLELEGASRPGHFAGVAQVVKILLEITRPDILFLGQKDFQQCLILTQLINSLKMPVELVMCPIYREPHGLAMSSRNVRLNPKILQKAGAIYASLQYAATMVNILTPHEIQHAATAALNTLEGFNVDYFLLLNADNLKPITPKPQQTELSS comes from the coding sequence ATGGGAGCCCTGCATCAGGGGCATATTTCGCTGGTGGAAACAAGCAAAAAACGCTCCAATATCACCATTGTAAGCATATTTGTGAACCCGACACAGTTCAACGACCCCAAAGATTTAGAAAAGTATCCGCGTCCAATCGAGCAGGATATCCAAATGCTGGAAGCTGCGGGTTGCGACATCTTATATCTGCCCGAAGCGAGTGATATTTATGGTCCGGTTACCCAAGTGACCGATAAATTTGATCTCGCCGGCCTCGACCTGGAGCTGGAAGGTGCAAGCCGGCCGGGGCATTTCGCCGGTGTAGCCCAGGTGGTTAAGATATTACTGGAGATAACCCGTCCCGATATTTTGTTTCTCGGACAAAAAGATTTTCAGCAATGCCTCATCCTAACGCAACTCATCAATAGCCTCAAAATGCCGGTAGAATTGGTCATGTGCCCCATTTACCGCGAGCCCCACGGCTTGGCAATGAGTTCCCGCAATGTCCGCCTCAACCCCAAAATTCTCCAAAAAGCAGGTGCCATTTACGCCAGCTTACAATATGCAGCTACCATGGTCAACATACTTACCCCGCACGAAATTCAACACGCTGCAACAGCAGCCCTCAACACACTCGAAGGCTTCAACGTCGATTATTTTTTATTACTCAACGCCGACAACCTAAAACCCATAACCCCGAAACCCCAACAAACCGAATTGTCATCATAA
- a CDS encoding glycogen/starch synthase: MDKKRVLIITQEMQPYLNGTDIGNIARELPQYVQDKGNEIRVLMPRYGVINERRHRLHEVVRLSGMNIILNDDDYPLIIKVASVPGARMQVYFLDNDDLFKPKYVFHDDNEKSYEDNAERMVFFCKAALETVKKFQWAPDIIHCHGWMTSLIPLYIKTAYKNEPVFQNSKVVYSMYKGAFEGHLDKAKFLEKAPINTMVEPEHLNAFKDYDHLGLSKGAAAYADGVIIGSAVIEKEISKYLKAQGKPC; the protein is encoded by the coding sequence ATGGACAAGAAAAGAGTGTTGATCATCACCCAGGAAATGCAGCCTTACTTAAATGGGACCGATATCGGGAATATAGCAAGGGAATTACCACAATACGTTCAGGATAAAGGAAATGAAATCAGGGTTTTGATGCCGCGTTACGGTGTAATCAACGAACGCCGTCACCGCCTGCACGAGGTTGTGCGCCTGAGTGGAATGAATATTATTTTGAATGATGATGATTATCCGCTGATCATTAAAGTTGCTTCTGTGCCCGGCGCCAGAATGCAGGTTTATTTTTTAGATAACGATGACCTGTTTAAGCCAAAATACGTTTTTCACGATGACAATGAAAAATCTTATGAAGATAACGCCGAACGTATGGTGTTTTTCTGCAAAGCAGCGCTTGAAACGGTAAAAAAATTCCAGTGGGCACCGGATATTATTCACTGCCACGGCTGGATGACCAGTTTGATTCCGCTATACATTAAAACAGCTTATAAAAATGAGCCGGTATTCCAAAATTCAAAAGTGGTTTACTCGATGTATAAAGGTGCATTTGAAGGTCATTTAGATAAAGCGAAATTTTTAGAAAAAGCACCTATTAATACCATGGTTGAACCTGAACACTTAAATGCGTTTAAAGATTACGACCATCTTGGATTAAGCAAAGGTGCTGCCGCATATGCCGATGGTGTTATTATTGGTAGTGCAGTTATTGAAAAAGAAATCAGCAAATATCTTAAAGCGCAAGGTAAACCGTGCTGA
- a CDS encoding DUF4270 domain-containing protein gives MNKVVYLLIGGLIVLAASCRKDNFIGEELLPEEDFLNSTRVDTFKMITYTDYDDSVVTSQNPFYALGSMTSEFYGKATAGIFAQVVLPANNLFFGDNPHVDSVVLTLDYASYYGDTTATHCVSVYRLTEPMRNNRNYYSNQQFHHLNIPVGKKNEFLAKTRDSVTLADGSLWEPHLRINLFDAFGQNIADLDSSVLENDTTFLQYLQGLYIAADTLTDGYSRGMMYFDMSSVISGVRVYYSNSEADSLSVLFPFAGVKTNYFTNNFPVETPAYQALANQDTTNGNAATYVKGFTGLRTIIKLPTLTDLQDVSINKAELTFTAVYDDGRLFNPPPKLLLIPQDSLGHNTYIVAFYSEEYFSTIIDDNLGQTSIGGTLLKSISPETGRTIYQYKFIITRHVQEILEGSLDNNGFALSVVPGNRIPNAVTLGGVNSLRDTFKPYLTITYTTINK, from the coding sequence ATGAACAAGGTTGTGTATTTATTGATTGGCGGTTTGATTGTGTTAGCAGCATCGTGCCGAAAAGATAATTTTATTGGTGAAGAATTACTACCCGAAGAAGACTTCTTAAATTCAACAAGGGTTGATACGTTTAAAATGATAACGTATACCGATTATGATGATTCGGTAGTTACCAGTCAAAATCCGTTTTATGCACTCGGCAGTATGACCAGCGAATTTTATGGTAAAGCAACTGCAGGCATTTTTGCACAGGTGGTTTTACCGGCCAACAATTTATTTTTTGGTGATAATCCGCATGTTGACTCTGTAGTGCTAACTTTAGATTATGCTAGCTATTACGGCGATACCACTGCCACACATTGTGTTTCTGTTTATCGTTTAACAGAACCGATGCGCAATAACAGAAATTATTATTCGAATCAGCAATTTCATCACCTCAATATTCCTGTCGGCAAAAAAAATGAATTCTTGGCAAAAACACGCGATAGCGTAACACTTGCTGATGGTTCACTTTGGGAGCCACATTTACGTATTAATTTATTTGATGCGTTCGGACAAAATATTGCTGATTTAGATTCCAGTGTGTTGGAAAATGACACTACCTTTTTACAATATTTACAAGGTTTATATATTGCAGCAGATACACTTACCGATGGTTATTCACGTGGTATGATGTATTTTGATATGTCGTCTGTAATTTCCGGTGTGCGTGTTTATTACAGCAATTCGGAAGCGGATTCATTAAGTGTATTATTTCCGTTTGCAGGTGTAAAAACAAATTATTTTACCAATAATTTTCCGGTTGAAACACCGGCTTATCAGGCGCTTGCAAATCAGGATACCACCAATGGCAATGCTGCAACTTATGTAAAAGGATTTACCGGTTTGCGTACCATAATAAAATTACCTACGCTTACCGATTTACAGGATGTTTCGATTAATAAAGCAGAATTAACTTTTACTGCAGTGTATGATGATGGCAGATTATTTAATCCGCCACCGAAATTATTATTAATTCCGCAAGATTCACTTGGTCATAATACTTACATTGTTGCATTTTACAGTGAAGAATATTTTTCTACGATAATTGATGATAATTTAGGTCAAACCAGTATTGGTGGTACTTTATTAAAATCGATATCACCGGAAACAGGAAGAACAATTTATCAATATAAATTTATCATAACACGTCACGTTCAGGAAATTTTGGAAGGTTCGCTCGATAATAATGGATTTGCATTATCGGTTGTTCCCGGAAACAGAATTCCGAATGCAGTAACTTTAGGTGGAGTGAATTCACTTAGAGATACTTTTAAACCTTATCTCACAATTACATACACTACGATAAACAAATAA
- the glmS gene encoding glutamine--fructose-6-phosphate transaminase (isomerizing): MCGIVGYIGHRQAYPVIIKGLHRLEYRGYDSAGVALINGDLRVYKIAGKVTELEKETAGKNVEGTCGIGHTRWATHGEPNTKNAHPHVSESKNLAIIHNGIIENYASLKTELIKRGHQFLSDTDTEVLIHLIEDIQLNEKTDLVEAVRIALNQVIGAYAIVIASKDEPDMLIAARKSSPMVVGIGEGEFFLASDATPLIEYTRNVVYLNDEEIAVVRRNEELVIKTIHNEAITPYMQKLQMQLDMIEKGGYDHYMLKEIYEQPNSIMDSMRGRLIGSKNAIVLGGIKEYEKKLINAKRIIIVGCGTSWHAGLVGEYLFEDLARIPTEVEYASEFRYRNPVINEDDIIIAISQSGETADTLAAVELAKAKGATIFGICNVVGSSIARASHAGSYTHAGPEIGVASTKAFTAQVTVLTMMALSIARKRGVLPESKYQSIAIELSKIPEKVAQVLKSNDHIKEIAEEYMDVKNFLYLGRGFNFPVALEGALKLKEISYIHAEGYPAAEMKHGPIALIDENMPVVVVANNMSAHDKIVSNIQEIKARKGRIISIISEHDTVIEGMSEHVIRIPETEEVLTPLLSVIPLQLLAYHIAVLLNRNVDQPRNLAKSVTVE; the protein is encoded by the coding sequence ATGTGTGGTATAGTTGGTTACATCGGGCATCGTCAGGCTTATCCGGTAATTATCAAGGGTTTGCACAGACTGGAATATCGCGGTTACGACAGTGCCGGGGTAGCATTAATTAACGGTGATTTACGCGTTTATAAAATCGCGGGAAAAGTTACCGAACTCGAAAAAGAAACGGCAGGTAAAAATGTGGAAGGCACCTGCGGAATCGGACATACACGATGGGCAACACATGGTGAGCCAAATACAAAAAATGCGCACCCGCATGTTAGTGAAAGTAAAAATCTCGCCATTATTCACAATGGTATTATCGAAAATTATGCTTCACTAAAAACGGAATTGATAAAACGTGGTCACCAGTTTTTATCGGATACCGATACAGAAGTTTTAATACATTTAATAGAAGATATTCAGCTCAACGAAAAAACAGATTTAGTTGAAGCGGTTCGTATTGCATTAAATCAGGTAATTGGTGCTTATGCAATTGTTATTGCATCGAAAGATGAACCGGATATGCTGATTGCTGCACGCAAATCGTCACCAATGGTAGTTGGTATTGGTGAAGGTGAATTTTTTCTTGCTTCAGATGCTACTCCATTAATTGAATACACCAGAAATGTGGTTTATTTAAATGATGAAGAAATTGCAGTTGTTCGTCGCAATGAAGAACTGGTAATTAAAACAATTCATAATGAAGCTATAACACCTTACATGCAAAAATTGCAAATGCAATTAGACATGATTGAAAAAGGTGGTTACGATCATTATATGCTCAAAGAAATTTATGAGCAGCCTAATTCAATAATGGATAGTATGCGCGGCCGTTTAATTGGCAGTAAAAATGCCATTGTTTTGGGGGGGATAAAAGAATACGAAAAAAAATTAATTAATGCCAAACGCATCATCATTGTTGGTTGCGGAACTTCATGGCATGCCGGATTGGTTGGCGAATATTTATTTGAAGATTTAGCGCGTATACCAACTGAAGTTGAATATGCAAGTGAATTCAGATATCGCAATCCTGTTATTAATGAAGATGATATTATAATTGCCATTTCACAAAGTGGTGAAACTGCAGATACTTTAGCAGCAGTTGAATTAGCAAAAGCAAAAGGTGCAACCATATTTGGAATTTGTAATGTGGTTGGTTCATCCATTGCACGTGCATCGCATGCAGGTTCATATACACATGCGGGACCGGAAATTGGTGTTGCTTCTACTAAAGCATTTACTGCTCAGGTTACGGTATTAACGATGATGGCTTTAAGTATTGCACGCAAACGTGGTGTATTACCGGAAAGTAAATATCAGAGTATTGCAATTGAGTTAAGTAAAATTCCTGAAAAAGTTGCGCAGGTATTAAAATCGAACGACCATATTAAAGAAATTGCGGAAGAGTACATGGATGTAAAAAACTTTTTATATCTGGGTCGCGGATTTAATTTTCCGGTTGCTTTGGAAGGTGCACTAAAATTAAAAGAGATTTCTTACATACATGCTGAGGGTTATCCTGCAGCAGAAATGAAACATGGTCCTATTGCATTGATAGATGAAAATATGCCTGTTGTTGTTGTTGCAAATAATATGAGTGCGCACGATAAAATTGTGAGCAATATCCAGGAAATAAAAGCGCGCAAGGGTCGTATTATTTCTATCATCTCTGAACACGATACGGTAATAGAAGGTATGTCGGAACACGTAATTCGTATACCCGAAACCGAAGAAGTTTTAACGCCGTTATTAAGTGTAATTCCACTCCAATTATTAGCCTACCACATTGCAGTCCTCCTAAACCGCAACGTTGACCAACCGCGGAATTTAGCGAAAAGTGTTACTGTAGAGTAA
- a CDS encoding superoxide dismutase: MAFQLQPLPYAFDALEPHIDARTMEIHHDKHHAAYTTNLNNAIAGTEWENKSIEEILANVSKISPAVRNNGGGFYNHNLFWEVMGPNAGGTPTGDLAAAIDRDLGGFDKFKELFAAAGATRFGSGWAWLIVTPEKKLAVTSSPNQDNTLMDVSEVKGTPILGMDVWEHAYYLHYQNRRPDYIAAFFNVINWDVVAGKFAAAK, from the coding sequence ATGGCATTTCAATTACAACCTCTTCCATACGCTTTCGACGCGCTGGAACCGCATATCGATGCGAGAACAATGGAAATTCATCACGACAAACACCATGCAGCTTATACAACTAATCTGAATAATGCGATTGCCGGTACTGAATGGGAAAATAAAAGTATAGAAGAAATTCTTGCTAATGTTTCTAAAATATCTCCTGCTGTTCGCAACAATGGTGGCGGATTTTATAATCACAACTTATTTTGGGAAGTAATGGGCCCAAATGCAGGTGGAACACCAACAGGTGATTTAGCAGCAGCCATCGACCGCGATTTAGGTGGTTTCGATAAATTCAAAGAATTATTCGCCGCTGCAGGAGCAACACGTTTTGGTTCCGGTTGGGCTTGGCTCATTGTTACACCTGAAAAAAAATTAGCAGTAACCTCTTCACCAAATCAGGATAATACCTTGATGGATGTATCAGAAGTAAAAGGCACACCAATTTTAGGAATGGATGTATGGGAACACGCCTACTACCTCCACTACCAAAATCGTCGCCCCGATTATATAGCTGCATTTTTTAATGTAATTAACTGGGATGTGGTAGCAGGGAAATTTGCTGCTGCGAAGTGA
- a CDS encoding nucleoside deaminase: MGIIKDPDAFFMEEALKMAEKALQEDEVPIGAVIVAGHQIIAKAHNLVERLSDPTAHAEMQAITSACNHFNAKYLPDCTLYVTLEPCPMCAAASYWAQVGRIVYGASDPKMGFTRHEHILHPKTIVQQGIGAEHAQSLLKKFFIGKR, translated from the coding sequence ATGGGAATAATTAAGGATCCGGATGCATTTTTTATGGAAGAGGCCCTAAAAATGGCGGAAAAGGCCCTGCAGGAAGACGAGGTGCCGATTGGGGCAGTTATAGTGGCGGGGCATCAGATAATTGCCAAAGCCCACAATTTAGTGGAAAGGCTGTCAGATCCCACTGCACATGCTGAAATGCAGGCAATAACCTCCGCTTGTAACCATTTTAACGCAAAATACCTACCCGACTGCACCCTTTATGTAACGCTGGAGCCTTGCCCCATGTGCGCTGCAGCCAGTTATTGGGCTCAGGTAGGTCGCATCGTTTATGGCGCCTCCGACCCGAAAATGGGTTTTACGCGACATGAACATATTCTTCACCCCAAAACAATAGTGCAACAAGGTATTGGGGCCGAACATGCACAAAGTTTGCTCAAGAAATTTTTTATTGGCAAACGCTGA
- a CDS encoding TolC family protein, whose product MRKFSIIAILVAVSTGVFAQTTISLQDAINRATDYNLQLKQGAAGVEFSEKAANQSRLLLLPNLNLGSSYFWNFGYTVDPVTNLPLANSFQNNGFQASSSMNLFSGGSISNTIKKSKTDLQVAGMNYKEAVENVQFQVIVAYLAVMFAEEQLKIADQKISTTQLQLNNSKKLAQAGSIPEGNLLTIEAQLAQDELNQIQAQNQVDKTYLDLKLLLQMDVTENIRIAYPDVAKLEYILNAPVPDALTVANYAIANKASIKKYEYQLMSDELNKKIAGAGAMPTLSLVGQVGTNYSSATYPPIINEADPYGTQINNNLSEVVGISLQIPIFNNGQVMLNKQNADLTLINTQLNQQIAVNTMRQNVTQAINDLKAAIASYAAAEKNMAAAVSAFEFAEKKFNMGTASSFEYTNAINMKAQAESSLVQAKYDLIFKAKIIDYYLDKPLDF is encoded by the coding sequence ATGAGAAAATTTTCCATCATTGCCATTTTAGTTGCAGTTTCAACCGGTGTTTTTGCTCAAACTACCATTTCGCTACAGGACGCTATCAACAGGGCAACCGACTATAACCTTCAACTCAAACAAGGTGCTGCCGGTGTTGAATTTTCTGAAAAAGCTGCCAATCAAAGTCGTTTGTTATTGTTGCCTAATCTTAACCTCGGAAGTTCGTATTTCTGGAATTTTGGATATACGGTTGATCCGGTAACCAACTTACCGCTTGCCAACAGTTTTCAGAACAATGGTTTTCAGGCTTCGTCATCAATGAATTTATTCAGCGGCGGCAGCATCAGCAATACCATTAAAAAAAGTAAAACCGATTTACAGGTTGCAGGAATGAATTATAAAGAAGCTGTAGAAAATGTGCAGTTTCAGGTAATTGTTGCTTACCTCGCAGTAATGTTTGCAGAAGAACAATTAAAAATTGCAGACCAAAAAATAAGTACTACACAACTGCAATTAAACAATTCAAAAAAACTTGCTCAGGCAGGCAGTATTCCCGAAGGCAATTTACTTACTATTGAAGCACAATTAGCGCAGGATGAATTAAATCAGATTCAAGCGCAAAATCAGGTGGATAAAACTTATCTCGATTTAAAATTATTGTTGCAGATGGATGTAACTGAAAATATCCGCATCGCTTATCCTGATGTTGCTAAACTGGAATATATTTTAAATGCTCCGGTGCCTGATGCATTAACCGTTGCTAATTATGCTATTGCAAATAAAGCAAGTATAAAAAAATATGAGTATCAGTTAATGAGTGATGAACTCAATAAAAAAATTGCCGGCGCAGGTGCTATGCCAACATTGAGTTTAGTTGGTCAGGTTGGAACTAATTATTCCAGTGCAACTTATCCGCCAATAATTAATGAAGCCGACCCTTACGGAACACAAATAAATAATAACCTGAGTGAGGTGGTAGGTATTTCATTACAAATTCCGATTTTCAATAATGGTCAGGTGATGTTGAACAAACAAAATGCCGACCTTACTTTAATTAATACCCAATTGAATCAGCAAATTGCCGTTAATACCATGCGTCAAAACGTAACGCAGGCAATTAATGATTTAAAAGCAGCCATTGCAAGTTATGCAGCAGCAGAAAAAAATATGGCTGCAGCAGTGAGCGCATTTGAATTTGCTGAAAAAAAATTCAATATGGGCACTGCTTCTTCATTTGAATATACCAATGCAATAAATATGAAAGCCCAAGCAGAATCATCTTTAGTGCAGGCAAAATATGATTTGATTTTCAAGGCAAAAATTATTGATTATTACCTTGATAAACCTTTAGACTTTTAA
- a CDS encoding efflux RND transporter periplasmic adaptor subunit: MRSLKILGIIVVLLIIVLVLGSKQGWFNGGAKTMVTSDVVEKRNIVETVTASGKIYPVTQVSISAEISGEIVELPVKEGDKVKEGDLLMRINPDLYESQVEQAQAGLDNTKAQLSSARARVLQSKLQFDNAKISFDRNTQLLKDKVISQMEYEQSQLAYETARAEYGIAQESVTAMEYTVKSSEAMLREMRNNYKRTSIYAPANGTVVGLNKKKGEKVLGTIQMTGDQLMSIADLTQMEIQVDVSENDVLRIDVGDTADIEVDAYLNRKFKGVVFQIANSAGSGSILSAVSDQATNFKVKIYLLPESYADLMKESAGKYPFYPGMSATVEIKTDVARNVLSIPIQAITTREDTTDTNKDKKINEIVYIADGDKAKEVIVTSGLQDDNFIEIKSGLNDGDKIISGPYNTITNVLKDGDLIKVEEKEAAVKE, from the coding sequence ATGCGCTCGTTAAAAATTTTAGGAATAATTGTAGTTCTATTGATCATCGTGTTAGTACTCGGCTCTAAACAGGGTTGGTTTAATGGCGGAGCAAAAACAATGGTAACCTCTGATGTTGTTGAAAAAAGGAATATTGTAGAAACTGTTACTGCAAGTGGTAAAATTTATCCGGTAACACAAGTGAGTATTTCTGCCGAAATTTCTGGAGAAATTGTGGAGTTGCCGGTAAAAGAAGGTGACAAGGTGAAAGAAGGTGATTTATTAATGCGCATAAATCCCGATTTATATGAAAGTCAGGTTGAGCAGGCACAAGCAGGTTTAGATAATACAAAAGCACAATTATCAAGCGCAAGAGCTCGTGTATTACAATCTAAATTACAATTCGACAACGCAAAAATTTCATTCGACCGCAATACACAATTATTAAAAGATAAAGTGATTTCTCAAATGGAATACGAGCAATCGCAATTGGCTTATGAAACGGCGAGAGCAGAATATGGTATTGCACAGGAAAGTGTAACTGCAATGGAGTATACTGTAAAAAGTAGTGAAGCGATGTTGCGTGAAATGCGTAATAATTATAAACGTACATCGATATATGCTCCTGCTAATGGAACTGTGGTGGGATTAAATAAAAAGAAAGGCGAAAAAGTATTGGGGACTATTCAAATGACCGGTGACCAGTTAATGAGTATTGCCGATTTAACACAAATGGAAATTCAGGTAGATGTTAGTGAAAATGATGTATTAAGAATTGATGTAGGTGACACTGCAGATATTGAAGTTGATGCTTATTTAAATCGCAAATTTAAAGGTGTGGTATTTCAAATCGCCAACTCTGCAGGAAGTGGAAGTATTTTAAGTGCTGTGTCTGACCAGGCTACTAATTTTAAAGTAAAAATTTATTTATTACCTGAATCGTATGCCGATTTAATGAAAGAAAGTGCCGGTAAATATCCATTTTACCCGGGTATGAGTGCAACGGTTGAAATTAAAACCGATGTTGCAAGAAATGTATTATCTATTCCTATTCAGGCAATCACAACGAGAGAAGATACCACCGATACCAATAAGGATAAAAAAATAAATGAAATTGTTTATATCGCCGATGGTGATAAAGCAAAAGAAGTAATTGTAACTTCCGGTTTGCAGGACGATAATTTTATTGAAATTAAATCAGGACTTAACGACGGTGATAAAATTATTTCCGGTCCTTACAATACCATTACCAATGTGTTGAAGGATGGTGATTTAATTAAAGTTGAAGAGAAAGAAGCGGCAGTGAAGGAATAA